ATTCCcttcaaaaacacataattactagcagtaaaattgaatataattattatcctatgttaattataaaatcatattggattggATTCTCACAGCATTTATATAAATACTTGTGTGTTATACTTTGTATTTACCCCAAAAGGAAAGCAGTCCTGAAGAATTAGATAAAGCACGTTTccaatttaacgtcatttttctgttacactaaatggtagcaatatctgacgttgcgtcaTTATAGTCTACTGATATCGGAAGGAGCATAAGATAAATTACGTCGTCACGTGTCATTTActtaacacatttttttcaatccCGAAACTCATTCAAAACGGATTTAACAGAATTAAACTCAATTGCAAAGAATCTTTGTCTGATAGCATTCACGAATTcacaacaaaataatatattggtCCGTTGGTATTTGTCTTACGATATACTGACCTCAAGCTTTTGCAACAACTCTTCAATGTGACTGCAAACCTTTGAAGCATCTTtactttctttttcaaatttctcTGACATTGTTTTTGTATCATTTGCCGCCCAGAGAGTAGTGAATGGGTTCCAACCAGAACCACCATGTGAGGCTAGAAATTAAAATCATTCTTTATTAAATTTAgcatgggcggatccagccattttaaaaagggggggggggggggttcctaacccaggacaaaggtggggttccaattacatgtccccattcaaatgcattgatcgtccaaaaaaagggggggttccaacccccggaacccccccccctctggatccgcgcctgaattTAGTATATTAAGAAAACCGTACTGTAAAATCTTCAAAGCACCAAAGTAAAGGgtatgttattttaaaaagtgTACTAGTGTGATCAAAGTAACACTTTAAATAGCATACGATCACAATCCTGAGACATATATATagagacatatatacatttatatttaaaatcgaTTGTAGGTTCTTTAAACATATGCGCatcagttatatatatacatttgacaTTGACATTTAAGGTTTAACTTATATAGGTCTATTTGCACATAAACTaacttatttgtatttttattcatAATCTTATATCTTATGGTAAACGAATGTATAAAGAAACAAAGTACTTTCAGTGCAGTGCATGATAACAAATAATAGGTGTATAATCATAAACACATATTGGCGCTGTATAAATGGACTTGTTGATATGTACAATGAAAAGTCAATAACAAAAACAAGTCAATAAAATATTTACCGCTAGATATATTATACTCATGTTTTGTTctcaaaaggaaattataaataaagaattcgaaatataatgaaaaaaaagagattattttaaaaagatttatccTCAGTTgcatctttttaatttaaaaaaaaaataatttgagaaATTAAGCAACTTCACAATACTCTGGAAACCTGAATGGTAACGTGATTACATAAACATGATTCCATTCAAAAGAAGACTGAACGTTGATCTTACAGAACTATCTTACATCATTACATAGTAAACTTACGATCCATTGTATAATGTGATGAATGATGTAAACAATAAACAACTTTAACCTGGTCCTCTTTCTGATGTATATTCTTTGCAAACCCTGTAAAAATCCAGATCAGTGAAAAGTAGTTCTACGCCATTTGTTGAAGTTAGTAAAAATGTACGATATTGTTTATAACAAATGAAAATACAATATGCTCTAATTTAGTAACACGGTGTCCCCAATGATCTTAGAAAGACTAAAAGATGAAGAAAATTCTTCAAGATTGAAAGGTGGGTGTAGCTATGAAATAGGAGAAGAGCTCGGCGAGCATCAATTTTCTCtctgtttctaaagctcgtagATTTGgcatgaatgccaatgagacaacttttcgtCCAActcagaaaaaaacaatataagtCAACGTACGACCTTTCAATACGGAGTcatggctcacacagaacagcaagctatgaagggcccaaaaatgactagtgtaaaaccattcaaacaggataatcaacggtcttatctatataagaacaagaaacaaaaacacgtatgaaccacatcaccaaacgacaaccactgaaaaacagGTTCCCAACTTGGGACAGGtgtaaataaatgcaacaggtTTAAACGTTAAAGCAGGTGCCAACCTCCCCCAACCTGAAAtgatagtgtaacatcacaacatatagTATTTATAGAAGGACGGCAACAAAATACTATTGTATATTATAACcacaaaatatacacaatttacGCTTCAGATTTATTTGACATTGACATTTAAAAAAGTTGTATTAagtaatacatttaaaaaataaatatgatatacattatATGTATATAGATATGAGAAATAAACAAAGATCTTACATTGCAATGCTGAGTCTGCTTCCTTACTGCCATCCATTGCTATGACAACAACTCTTTTCTGAATATAGCCTTCCCGATCCATCTTCCACTGGTTGTACACTTTTTCAATTCTAGTGCGACTTCAGACAACTATAACAATGTAATTTGGTTTGttgagaaataaagatatatatatgacACGCAAGACAAGGCACACcgtataaaaactttaaatatagaatatcaaGGATTCCGAAGAAAAATAGGCGTAGACGTAGGAGATAATTATTGTGCTGTGGCATTGCATTCAACAAAAACTTTACGGCGTAGGATTTAGTTTTAGTGAacgcattttcattttttatacattgttcTTTATAAAACTGCAATATCCAGTAACATATTTCCATccctttttctatctttttttatataattttcaactTAGAAGCAAGTTTCAGCGCAAACTCAAAGTCCAACGATGATGCTTGGGAGTGGatgaatctatactattaaacgagaagacctcatttttggtgtcgcttctcttctttccacaataaattaatcaacacgactctgtgtcctatatgtacagtgcatagtcgcatttgtcatccattcatatgattattcagattgactTATTTTGGGGggaaaacgagaaaaaaggcatccggatattgtcccgtcattggacgaaattttaagtcagattatacttccggtttgcgtttttctgtatactttgaacaaacaaatagtacgaataactatactattaaacgagaagacctcatttttggtgtcgcttctcttctttccacaataaattaatcaacacgactctgtgtcctatatgtacagtgcatagtcgcatttgtcatccattcatatgattattcagattgactTATTTTGGgggaaaaacgagaaaaaaggcatccggatattgtcccgtcattgggcgaaattttaagtcagattatacttccggtttgcgtttttctgtatactttgaacaaacaaatagtacgaataactatactattaaacgagaagacctcatttttggtgtcgcttctcttctttccacaataaattaatcaacacgactctgtgtcctatatgtacagtgcatagtcgcatttgtcatccattcatatgattattcagattgactTATTTTGGGGggaaaacgagaaaaaaggcatccggatattgtcccgtcattggacgaaattttaagtcagattatacttccggtttgcgtttttctgtatactttgaacaaacaaatagtacgaataactatactattaaacgagaagacctcatttttggtgtcgcttctcttctttccacaataaattaatcaacacgactctgtgtcctatatgtacagtgcatagtcgcatttgtcatccattcatatgattattcagattgactTATTTTGGGGggaaaacgagaaaaaaggcatccggatattgtcccgtcattggacgaaattttaagtcagattatacttccggtttgcgtttttctgtatactttgaacaaacaaatagtacgaataactatactattaaacgagaagacctcatttttggtgtcgcttctcttctttccacaataaattaatcaacacgactctgtgtcctatatgtacagtgcatagtcgcatttgtcatccattcatatgattattcagattgagttattttgggggaaaaacgagaaaaaaggcatccggatattgtcccgtcattgggcgaaattttaagtcagattatacttccggtttgcgtttttctgtatactttgaacaaacaaatagtacgaataactatactattaaacgagaagacctcatttttggtgtcgcttctcttctttccacaataaattaatcaacacgactctgtgtcctatatgtacagtgcatagtcgcatttgtcatccattcatatgattattcagattgactTATTTTGGGGggaaaacgagaaaaaaggcatccggatattgtcccgtcattggacgaaattttaagtcagattatacttccggtttgcgtttttctgtatactttgaacaaacaaatagtacgaataactatactattaaacgagaagacctcatttttggtgtcgcttctcttctttccacaataaattaatcaacacgactctgtgtcctatatgtacagtgcatagtcgcatttgtcatccattcatatgattattcagattgactTATTTTGGgggaaaaacgagaaaaaaggcatccggatattgtcccgtcattggacgaaattttaagtcagattatacttccggtttgcgtttttctgtatactttgaacaaacaaatagtacgaataaagtgtattttaattctgctCAGAGTTTATTAtatggagagggtctgtatactatgtcaattgaccaccatggatcgattactaaactaagaattgaaagtaaatacactttatttatatagtaatatacagataagcggtaaaattattcatgtgaacttttgataccctttctgaaattctccattcattaaatattttacaaaattcattgataacaaaaagaagatgtggtatgattgccatgttgagacaactctccacaagagaccaaaatgacacagaaatttacgactataggtcaacgtacggccttcaacaacgagcaaagcccataccgcatactcagctttaaaaggccccgaaatgacgatgtaaaaaaattcagacgagaaaactagcggccttatttatgtacaaaaaaggaacgaaaaacaaatatgtaacacacaaacaaacgacaaccactgaactacaggctccttactttaatgttcataacatactaaatgtatgttcatattgaaattgatagaaaaccaaaaattgggaattttggaaatgaaggaggaggtataaaacttctaacaacactttacatacttttaactccgctctgaatgcccgcgatttcgcgggtgtgttctagtcaatGTTGAAACTTGCCAAGAGTTTCAGCATTCTCCCGGTGAAAGAagtataattttataaatgtttgattGATGATTTCTTCCAGTGATAATTATTTTAAGACTTTTCTGGGCGACAAAAAATAACAGTAATCATATAAATAGGTTCAGCAGAGTTGCTAAAGTATacgggtcattataaaaaaaagtgcaaatttcgacgaggtaatattttgaaaaatgatgtcattgtttaaaacatttgaatgtgGTCCTCTATTCTATAGTATGGTAGcaacgatattcagaaatatgcaatggggaaaatgaagagttccttcaattttaacaatttaagGTCATCCTTTGATATAATTgtgtcaatggtgttaccaatttaaaacataaatttaggtactaaatattattgttaaacatcaaacaactgttccaatttgttgtttaggttaaaattacgacttattgacattattcatatagctgtgcatactattcaaacataaatttcagaataCATTGTCGTAAAAAAGTTGGTTGTCCGAATTATGGCcgttgtaaatactaaaaaatacgcttaaactgaatatatgtaaaatgtataagattaaatgataataatatagggttattgcatgaatattggggaatattgtcccgagtagaactttatattgcacgagcttgcgagtgcaatatatgttctacgagggacaatattccccaatattcatgcaataacccttttattgtatagcaatataatatttgaaggtaaaaatttgtttatactaagattttgtcgttgatgacgtcatgaattttgaagttttattgcactagtgcaatattagaatttattgcatgctaacttttggttactttctgtgggaaatattatattgctatacaataatataccTAATCCTTCGTATACGAcctaaaaacactttcatttatgaataaaaataaaaaatgtcgcATTTTTATACATAGTAACACCAATGACCCTTCAGTAActccaatgacacaaaagtatcaccattgacatcacatttcaaattttaccttTATTAAGTATTGAACACAAAGCCAAGAACACCgaacaaaagaaaaagatgaaaaaatacttcttaggctaaaa
The window above is part of the Mytilus galloprovincialis chromosome 4, xbMytGall1.hap1.1, whole genome shotgun sequence genome. Proteins encoded here:
- the LOC143072729 gene encoding universal stress protein Sll1388-like isoform X1; this encodes MDREGYIQKRVVVIAMDGSKEADSALQWFAKNIHQKEDQVKVVYCLHHSSHYTMDPSHGGSGWNPFTTLWAANDTKTMSEKFEKESKDASKVCSHIEELLQKLEINGKVLRVQGDPGHAILTTAEECKATCIVVGSRGVGSLRRTIMGSVSDYILHHSNIPVLVYRQ
- the LOC143072729 gene encoding universal stress protein YxiE-like isoform X2, which encodes MDREGYIQKRVVVIAMDGSKEADSALQSSHGGSGWNPFTTLWAANDTKTMSEKFEKESKDASKVCSHIEELLQKLEINGKVLRVQGDPGHAILTTAEECKATCIVVGSRGVGSLRRTIMGSVSDYILHHSNIPVLVYRQ